The nucleotide window CCAGCAACCGTTCAGCAGGGATCACCGGCAGCAACTCACGAAGTTCCAGCCCGCGGCGTTCATCGCAGACCCAACCAGTAATACCCAGATACAGCCCACGGTTCAGACAATCCAGCGCCTCCTGCCGGGAACCGGTAAAGCAGTGCAGCACCGCGCCAGGCAGTTTATCCAGCCACGGTTCCAGCAAAGCGAGAAAGCGCTCATGCGCGTCACGGCAGTGCATAAAAGCTGGCATCCCGAGTTCCGCCGCAATCGCGAGCTGCGCGGTAAATGCTATTTCCTGCTCTTCGGGTGTTGAAAAGTTGCGATTGAAATCGAGCCCACATTCACCGATGGCCACCACCTCTGGTTTTTTTGCCAGACGATGAAGCACCTCAGCGCTGTCGTGTGTCCACTGGCTACTGTCATGAGGGTGCACTCCTGCGGTTGACCAGCAACGGTCGTAGCGTTGCGCCAGTTGCTGAGCCTGTTCACTTTCATGCAGGTTAGTACCCGTCAGCAAAAGCCCCTTCACCCCAGCGGCAAAAGCACGCGCCACCACCTCATCGCGATCTTTCGCAAACTGCGAGCTGGTCAGGTTAAGCCCAATATCAAACATGCGGATCCCCATATGACAACCGCCCTGACGGGCGG belongs to Enterobacter cloacae and includes:
- the tatD gene encoding 3'-5' ssDNA/RNA exonuclease TatD produces the protein MFDIGLNLTSSQFAKDRDEVVARAFAAGVKGLLLTGTNLHESEQAQQLAQRYDRCWSTAGVHPHDSSQWTHDSAEVLHRLAKKPEVVAIGECGLDFNRNFSTPEEQEIAFTAQLAIAAELGMPAFMHCRDAHERFLALLEPWLDKLPGAVLHCFTGSRQEALDCLNRGLYLGITGWVCDERRGLELRELLPVIPAERLLVETDAPYLLPRDLSPKPASRRNEPAYLGHIVEKVAHWRGEEPHWLAAQTNDNVRRLFGVNV